A single window of Pungitius pungitius chromosome 20, fPunPun2.1, whole genome shotgun sequence DNA harbors:
- the LOC119195286 gene encoding probable serine/threonine-protein kinase kinX isoform X1: MTETVEARSSASSTTTTMVIDGRTADAAARGPKKKFSDDLHSTFSSPLAWILVLALVITWSCVFVIMFDLVDYKTVSGRPPPLPRKILKDSGRRGGLSRIGSDPLKAVNDAVEESTNAIGAAWKFVAGLVAPDDEEGTLYAVRKKGEFLPSRRKVIEMQANAKPPVIEVVEKEEEDVGDEEGEEGGEAAGEEEEEDNEVEEEEEKEEEADEEDELYEDEEDYEEEYEEEYDEEYKEYYEDEADEEEEGEEEGVEEEEEEEEEEEEGAYELEEDEEEEGGEEEESDEEGVQTAADEEEVEVKAEEEEDEEEDEEEEEDGEEEGTKEEERVETAADEEEDELKAEEEEEDDEEDLEAATEDEGEDEEEEKKPEAGSAQIDKEDNDDDVADEEEEEEENPDAADEDDVVESEPSAADAEDDDDEVSPEPLSSSEEEDSAASPESDVTDSLDEDDEEDEDDDAFTDTSDVSGSALQRDEEDDEDDKLAEGVETSDSDDFIAEDSDDELELHLPPVLAASEDDEDDEDQKPPLPVEDDDEDDDDDIDDEHLDGDVRVAEDAAAADDDDLDQSEEDISVASSDNFADDEDDEEDVDLGDLDLGGDDKPDDVTEEDHLDDGDDEEEEKKEEELAAFESTDSGVLGDEDDDKEDVAPPTDEESVFSEDTSYDTTNDGEDDDDDDDDTDTGSFELNLHEEEKEALAAAGKDDDDDDDEDDDDDDVDEVVLSAASTGAASSGQQEALETKADQDDEEEEEKDPKQADEEQTEEAEAETTAGVPQQDEGQGDKGDGDEEPAAGPKRTVDEPEDEQEEDYDEGGEEKASVDAMRPVEAAAVCPCMNSAKEPAAETEDRKDAPRRVSAVRRKKEAVKTAEKHTRKGLPRVAVLEPPRTRRLPPPFRVKRAEKTPTKTPKKKTETKKQDEVPEPEQEVGPCRPAPVYCPSPPGWYVHHVVTDNPYPPPTMPAPSAPVVTAHPAGAPPLYPQQPPPPLYAHYQPYQPYQPYPPVQPAPWPQAEPGPPTPPGEAAGRESPVEPGAPPPVQDATAAIDKPKAAAKKEPALRKEKKSPTVVKKESAVREKTKPAAKKEAALKDKTKPAAKKEPEAARQLRRSASEEKEASAVRSKVKASVAKRDPEPRPQPTELRSRPEAARRANATFQAASEPDKTRPRLLDKKSRAEKAERKPLGEAEDGDKEASRARATPSDDNAAPKKKPSQRYFQCVYVPGKNAQYPLRPLTPAVSPAMMTPAIRSMLEQQQRAARTSGQ, encoded by the exons GGGGCCTCAGCAGGATCGGCTCGGACCCCCTGAAGGCCGTCAACGACGCCGTGGAGGAGTCCACCAACGCGATCGGCGCCGCCTGGAAGTTTGTGGCCGGCCTGGTCGCCCCGGACGACGAAGAAG GGACGCTCTACGCCGTGAGGAAAAAAG GAGAGTTTCTACCTTCCAGAAGAAAAG TTATTGAGATGCAAGCGAACGCAAAACCACCAGTGATCGAAGttgtggagaaggaggaggaagatgtgggagacgaggaaggagaagagggaggggaggctgctggtgaagaggaggaggaggacaatgaggtggaggaggaggaggagaaggaggaagaggcagatgaggaggatgaactatatgaggacgaggaggattATGAGGAGGAGTATGAAGAGGAGTATGATGAGGAGTATAAAGAATATTATGAGGACgaagctgatgaagaggaggagggggaggaagaaggagtggaggaggaagaagaggaagaagaggaagaggaggaaggagcatATGAACTtgaagaagacgaggaggaggagggaggagaagaagaggagtcaGATGAAGAGGGAGTACAAACGGCTGCCGATGAAGAGGAAGTTGAGGTgaaggcagaagaggaggaggatgaagaggaggatgaagaggaggaggaggatggagaagaagaaggcacaaaagaggaagaaagagttGAAACAGCTGCcgacgaagaggaggatgagttgaaggcagaagaggaggaggaagatgatgaagaggatttGGAGGCAGCAACTGAAGATGAGGGtgaagacgaggaagaagagaagaaaccgGAAGCAGGTTCAGCTCAAATTGATAAAgaagataatgatgatgatgttgctgatgaggaagaggaagaagaagagaacccAGATGCtgctgatgaagatgatgtCGTGGAGTCTGAACCTTCAGCCGCTGATGCtgaggatgacgatgatgaagttTCTCCTgaacccctctcctcctctgaggaGGAAGACTCGGCGGCGTCTCCCGAGTCTGACGTCACAGACAGCCTCGATGAAGACGACGAAGAAGACGAAGATGACGACGCATTCACTGACACCTCGGACGTCAGTGGATCTGCACTCCAGAGAGACGAAGAAGACGACGAAGACGACAAATTAGCGGAGGGGGTCGAGACGTCAGACAGCGACGACTTCATTGCGGAGGACAGCGATGACGAGCTGGAGCTTCATCTTCCTCCCGTTCTCGCAGCCAGtgaggatgatgaagacgacGAAGATCAAAAACCTCCTTTACCtgttgaggatgatgatgaggatgatgatgacgacattGACGATGAACACCTGGACGGAGACGTCAGAGTTGCCgaagacgctgctgctgctgatgatgatgatctggACCAATCAGAGGAGGACATCTCCGTCGCCTCCTCTGACAACTTtgcagatgatgaagatgatgaggaagaCGTTGACCTCGGAGACCTCGACCTTGGCGGTGACGACAAACCCGATGATGTCACTGAAGAAGACCACCTTGACGACGGtgatgacgaagaggaggagaaaaaggaggaggaactcGCTGCCTTTGAGAGCACCGACAGCGGAGTCTTGggcgatgaagatgatgataaaGAGGACGTCGCTCCTCCAACAGATGAAGAGAGCGTCTTCAGTGAAGACACCTCCTACGACACAACCAACGatggtgaggatgatgatgatgatgatgatgatactgATACCGGCTCATTTGAGCTCAACttacatgaagaagaaaaagaagcactCGCTGCCGCTGGAAaggacgacgatgatgatgatgatgaagacgacgacgacgatgatgttGATGAAGTCGTGCTTTCAG CAGCTTCCACTGGAGCAGCGTCCAGTGGCCAGCAGGAGGCGCTAGAGACCAAGGCGGACCAggacgatgaagaggaagaggaaaaggaccCCAAACAGGCTGACGAAGAGCAGACCGAGGAGGCTGAAGCAGAAACAACCG CCGGCGTCCCCCAGCAGGACGAAGGCCAGGGGGACAAAGGGGACGGAGACGAGGAGCCGGCGGCCGGACCGAAGAGGACCGTGGACGAGCCCGAGGACGAGCAGGAGGAAGACTACGACGAGGGCGGCGAGGAGAAGGCCTCGGTGGACGCGATGAGGCCGGTGGAGGCAGCCGCAG TGTGTCCCTGTATGAACTCCGCCAAGGAGCCCGCCGCCGAGACGGAGGACAGAAAAG ATGCTCCGAGGAGAGTTTCTGCTGTGAGAAGGAAAAAAG aGGCTGTGAAGACCGCGGAGAAGCACACACGTAAAG GTCTCCCCAGGGTCGCGGTCCTGGAGCCCCCGAGGACCAGGAGACTCCCGCCTCCTTTCAGAG tcAAGAGAGCCGAAAAGACTCCGACCAAGACTCCCAAAAAAA agacagagaccaaaaaacaagacgaggtgcCAGAACCCGAACAAGAAG TTGGCCCCTGCAGACCTGCTCCGGTCTACTGCCCGTCCCCCCCCGGCTGGTACG TCCACCACGTGGTCACCGACAacccgtaccccccccccaccatgccAG CCCCCTCCGCTCCGGTTGTGACCGCCCACCCGGCAGGAGCCCCGCCCCTTTAcccgcagcagccgccgccgccgctctaCGCGCACTACCAGCCGTACCAGCCGTACCAGCCGTACCCCCCCGTGCAGCCCGCGCCGTGGCCTCAGGCGGAGCCGgggccccccacccctccgggGGAAGCCGCCGGGCGGGAGTCCCCCGTGGAGCCGGGGGCCCCCCCTCCGGTCCAAG ATGCGACTGCTGCAATTGACAAACCTAAAGCTGCTGCAAAGAAAG AGCCAGCgttaagaaaagagaagaaaagtccGACGGTGGTGAAGAAAG agtCAGCCGTGAGAGAGAAAACCAAACCTGCTGCTAAGAAAG AGGCGGCTCTGAAAGACAAAACTAAACCTGCTGCTAAGAAAG AGCCTGAAGCCGCGCGACAGCTGAGGAGATCTGCCTCCGAGGAGAAAG aAGCGTCGGCTGTCAGGAGCAAAGTCAAGGCTTCTGTGGCAAAGAGAG ACCCAGAACCGCGTCCACAGCCGACGGAGCTGAGGTCCAGACCCGAGGCGGCGAGGAGGGCGAACGCGACGTTTCAGGCTGCGTCCGAACCAG ACAAAACGAGACCCAGACTACTGGACAAGAAGA GCAGAGCTGAGAAGGCTGAGAGGAAACCGCTCGGAGAGGCCGAAG ATGGAGACAAAGAAGCATCACGAGCCA GAGCGACGCCGAGTGACGACAACGCGGCGCCAAAGAAGAAGCCAA gccagCGCTACTTCCAGTGCGTCTACGTCCCCGGGAAAAACGCACAGTACCCcctgcgacctttgaccccggccGTGTCCCCCGCCATGATGACCCCCGccatcaggtccatgttggagcagcagcagagggcggcgAGGACGTCGGGACAATAG
- the LOC119195286 gene encoding triadin-like isoform X4: MTETVEARSSASSTTTTMVIDGRTADAAARGPKKKFSDDLHSTFSSPLAWILVLALVITWSCVFVIMFDLVDYKTVSGRPPPLPRKILKDSGRRGGLSRIGSDPLKAVNDAVEESTNAIGAAWKFVAGLVAPDDEEGTLYAVRKKGEFLPSRRKVIEMQANAKPPVIEVVEKEEEDVGDEEGEEGGEAAGEEEEEDNEVEEEEEKEEEADEEDELYEDEEDYEEEYEEEYDEEYKEYYEDEADEEEEGEEEGVEEEEEEEEEEEEGAYELEEDEEEEGGEEEESDEEGVQTAADEEEVEVKAEEEEDEEEDEEEEEDGEEEGTKEEERVETAADEEEDELKAEEEEEDDEEDLEAATEDEGEDEEEEKKPEAGSAQIDKEDNDDDVADEEEEEEENPDAADEDDVVESEPSAADAEDDDDEVSPEPLSSSEEEDSAASPESDVTDSLDEDDEEDEDDDAFTDTSDVSGSALQRDEEDDEDDKLAEGVETSDSDDFIAEDSDDELELHLPPVLAASEDDEDDEDQKPPLPVEDDDEDDDDDIDDEHLDGDVRVAEDAAAADDDDLDQSEEDISVASSDNFADDEDDEEDVDLGDLDLGGDDKPDDVTEEDHLDDGDDEEEEKKEEELAAFESTDSGVLGDEDDDKEDVAPPTDEESVFSEDTSYDTTNDGEDDDDDDDDTDTGSFELNLHEEEKEALAAAGKDDDDDDDEDDDDDDVDEVVLSAASTGAASSGQQEALETKADQDDEEEEEKDPKQADEEQTEEAEAETTAGVPQQDEGQGDKGDGDEEPAAGPKRTVDEPEDEQEEDYDEGGEEKASVDAMRPVEAAAVCPCMNSAKEPAAETEDRKDAPRRVSAVRRKKEAVKTAEKHTRKGLPRVAVLEPPRTRRLPPPFRVKRAEKTPTKTPKKKTETKKQDEVPEPEQEVGPCRPAPVYCPSPPGWYVHHVVTDNPYPPPTMPAPSAPVVTAHPAGAPPLYPQQPPPPLYAHYQPYQPYQPYPPVQPAPWPQAEPGPPTPPGEAAGRESPVEPGAPPPVQDATAAIDKPKAAAKKEPALRKEKKSPTVVKKESAVREKTKPAAKKEPEAARQLRRSASEEKEASAVRSKVKASVAKRDPEPRPQPTELRSRPEAARRANATFQAASEPDKTRPRLLDKKSRAEKAERKPLGEAEDGDKEASRARATPSDDNAAPKKKPSQRYFQCVYVPGKNAQYPLRPLTPAVSPAMMTPAIRSMLEQQQRAARTSGQ; the protein is encoded by the exons GGGGCCTCAGCAGGATCGGCTCGGACCCCCTGAAGGCCGTCAACGACGCCGTGGAGGAGTCCACCAACGCGATCGGCGCCGCCTGGAAGTTTGTGGCCGGCCTGGTCGCCCCGGACGACGAAGAAG GGACGCTCTACGCCGTGAGGAAAAAAG GAGAGTTTCTACCTTCCAGAAGAAAAG TTATTGAGATGCAAGCGAACGCAAAACCACCAGTGATCGAAGttgtggagaaggaggaggaagatgtgggagacgaggaaggagaagagggaggggaggctgctggtgaagaggaggaggaggacaatgaggtggaggaggaggaggagaaggaggaagaggcagatgaggaggatgaactatatgaggacgaggaggattATGAGGAGGAGTATGAAGAGGAGTATGATGAGGAGTATAAAGAATATTATGAGGACgaagctgatgaagaggaggagggggaggaagaaggagtggaggaggaagaagaggaagaagaggaagaggaggaaggagcatATGAACTtgaagaagacgaggaggaggagggaggagaagaagaggagtcaGATGAAGAGGGAGTACAAACGGCTGCCGATGAAGAGGAAGTTGAGGTgaaggcagaagaggaggaggatgaagaggaggatgaagaggaggaggaggatggagaagaagaaggcacaaaagaggaagaaagagttGAAACAGCTGCcgacgaagaggaggatgagttgaaggcagaagaggaggaggaagatgatgaagaggatttGGAGGCAGCAACTGAAGATGAGGGtgaagacgaggaagaagagaagaaaccgGAAGCAGGTTCAGCTCAAATTGATAAAgaagataatgatgatgatgttgctgatgaggaagaggaagaagaagagaacccAGATGCtgctgatgaagatgatgtCGTGGAGTCTGAACCTTCAGCCGCTGATGCtgaggatgacgatgatgaagttTCTCCTgaacccctctcctcctctgaggaGGAAGACTCGGCGGCGTCTCCCGAGTCTGACGTCACAGACAGCCTCGATGAAGACGACGAAGAAGACGAAGATGACGACGCATTCACTGACACCTCGGACGTCAGTGGATCTGCACTCCAGAGAGACGAAGAAGACGACGAAGACGACAAATTAGCGGAGGGGGTCGAGACGTCAGACAGCGACGACTTCATTGCGGAGGACAGCGATGACGAGCTGGAGCTTCATCTTCCTCCCGTTCTCGCAGCCAGtgaggatgatgaagacgacGAAGATCAAAAACCTCCTTTACCtgttgaggatgatgatgaggatgatgatgacgacattGACGATGAACACCTGGACGGAGACGTCAGAGTTGCCgaagacgctgctgctgctgatgatgatgatctggACCAATCAGAGGAGGACATCTCCGTCGCCTCCTCTGACAACTTtgcagatgatgaagatgatgaggaagaCGTTGACCTCGGAGACCTCGACCTTGGCGGTGACGACAAACCCGATGATGTCACTGAAGAAGACCACCTTGACGACGGtgatgacgaagaggaggagaaaaaggaggaggaactcGCTGCCTTTGAGAGCACCGACAGCGGAGTCTTGggcgatgaagatgatgataaaGAGGACGTCGCTCCTCCAACAGATGAAGAGAGCGTCTTCAGTGAAGACACCTCCTACGACACAACCAACGatggtgaggatgatgatgatgatgatgatgatactgATACCGGCTCATTTGAGCTCAACttacatgaagaagaaaaagaagcactCGCTGCCGCTGGAAaggacgacgatgatgatgatgatgaagacgacgacgacgatgatgttGATGAAGTCGTGCTTTCAG CAGCTTCCACTGGAGCAGCGTCCAGTGGCCAGCAGGAGGCGCTAGAGACCAAGGCGGACCAggacgatgaagaggaagaggaaaaggaccCCAAACAGGCTGACGAAGAGCAGACCGAGGAGGCTGAAGCAGAAACAACCG CCGGCGTCCCCCAGCAGGACGAAGGCCAGGGGGACAAAGGGGACGGAGACGAGGAGCCGGCGGCCGGACCGAAGAGGACCGTGGACGAGCCCGAGGACGAGCAGGAGGAAGACTACGACGAGGGCGGCGAGGAGAAGGCCTCGGTGGACGCGATGAGGCCGGTGGAGGCAGCCGCAG TGTGTCCCTGTATGAACTCCGCCAAGGAGCCCGCCGCCGAGACGGAGGACAGAAAAG ATGCTCCGAGGAGAGTTTCTGCTGTGAGAAGGAAAAAAG aGGCTGTGAAGACCGCGGAGAAGCACACACGTAAAG GTCTCCCCAGGGTCGCGGTCCTGGAGCCCCCGAGGACCAGGAGACTCCCGCCTCCTTTCAGAG tcAAGAGAGCCGAAAAGACTCCGACCAAGACTCCCAAAAAAA agacagagaccaaaaaacaagacgaggtgcCAGAACCCGAACAAGAAG TTGGCCCCTGCAGACCTGCTCCGGTCTACTGCCCGTCCCCCCCCGGCTGGTACG TCCACCACGTGGTCACCGACAacccgtaccccccccccaccatgccAG CCCCCTCCGCTCCGGTTGTGACCGCCCACCCGGCAGGAGCCCCGCCCCTTTAcccgcagcagccgccgccgccgctctaCGCGCACTACCAGCCGTACCAGCCGTACCAGCCGTACCCCCCCGTGCAGCCCGCGCCGTGGCCTCAGGCGGAGCCGgggccccccacccctccgggGGAAGCCGCCGGGCGGGAGTCCCCCGTGGAGCCGGGGGCCCCCCCTCCGGTCCAAG ATGCGACTGCTGCAATTGACAAACCTAAAGCTGCTGCAAAGAAAG AGCCAGCgttaagaaaagagaagaaaagtccGACGGTGGTGAAGAAAG agtCAGCCGTGAGAGAGAAAACCAAACCTGCTGCTAAGAAAG AGCCTGAAGCCGCGCGACAGCTGAGGAGATCTGCCTCCGAGGAGAAAG aAGCGTCGGCTGTCAGGAGCAAAGTCAAGGCTTCTGTGGCAAAGAGAG ACCCAGAACCGCGTCCACAGCCGACGGAGCTGAGGTCCAGACCCGAGGCGGCGAGGAGGGCGAACGCGACGTTTCAGGCTGCGTCCGAACCAG ACAAAACGAGACCCAGACTACTGGACAAGAAGA GCAGAGCTGAGAAGGCTGAGAGGAAACCGCTCGGAGAGGCCGAAG ATGGAGACAAAGAAGCATCACGAGCCA GAGCGACGCCGAGTGACGACAACGCGGCGCCAAAGAAGAAGCCAA gccagCGCTACTTCCAGTGCGTCTACGTCCCCGGGAAAAACGCACAGTACCCcctgcgacctttgaccccggccGTGTCCCCCGCCATGATGACCCCCGccatcaggtccatgttggagcagcagcagagggcggcgAGGACGTCGGGACAATAG
- the LOC119195286 gene encoding probable serine/threonine-protein kinase kinX isoform X7 has protein sequence MTETVEARSSASSTTTTMVIDGRTADAAARGPKKKFSDDLHSTFSSPLAWILVLALVITWSCVFVIMFDLVDYKTVSGGLSRIGSDPLKAVNDAVEESTNAIGAAWKFVAGLVAPDDEEGTLYAVRKKGEFLPSRRKVIEMQANAKPPVIEVVEKEEEDVGDEEGEEGGEAAGEEEEEDNEVEEEEEKEEEADEEDELYEDEEDYEEEYEEEYDEEYKEYYEDEADEEEEGEEEGVEEEEEEEEEEEEGAYELEEDEEEEGGEEEESDEEGVQTAADEEEVEVKAEEEEDEEEDEEEEEDGEEEGTKEEERVETAADEEEDELKAEEEEEDDEEDLEAATEDEGEDEEEEKKPEAGSAQIDKEDNDDDVADEEEEEEENPDAADEDDVVESEPSAADAEDDDDEVSPEPLSSSEEEDSAASPESDVTDSLDEDDEEDEDDDAFTDTSDVSGSALQRDEEDDEDDKLAEGVETSDSDDFIAEDSDDELELHLPPVLAASEDDEDDEDQKPPLPVEDDDEDDDDDIDDEHLDGDVRVAEDAAAADDDDLDQSEEDISVASSDNFADDEDDEEDVDLGDLDLGGDDKPDDVTEEDHLDDGDDEEEEKKEEELAAFESTDSGVLGDEDDDKEDVAPPTDEESVFSEDTSYDTTNDGEDDDDDDDDTDTGSFELNLHEEEKEALAAAGKDDDDDDDEDDDDDDVDEVVLSAASTGAASSGQQEALETKADQDDEEEEEKDPKQADEEQTEEAEAETTAGVPQQDEGQGDKGDGDEEPAAGPKRTVDEPEDEQEEDYDEGGEEKASVDAMRPVEAAAVCPCMNSAKEPAAETEDRKDAPRRVSAVRRKKEAVKTAEKHTRKGLPRVAVLEPPRTRRLPPPFRVKRAEKTPTKTPKKKTETKKQDEVPEPEQEVGPCRPAPVYCPSPPGWYVHHVVTDNPYPPPTMPAPSAPVVTAHPAGAPPLYPQQPPPPLYAHYQPYQPYQPYPPVQPAPWPQAEPGPPTPPGEAAGRESPVEPGAPPPVQDATAAIDKPKAAAKKEPALRKEKKSPTVVKKESAVREKTKPAAKKEAALKDKTKPAAKKEPEAARQLRRSASEEKEASAVRSKVKASVAKRDPEPRPQPTELRSRPEAARRANATFQAASEPDKTRPRLLDKKSRAEKAERKPLGEAEDGDKEASRARATPSDDNAAPKKKPSQRYFQCVYVPGKNAQYPLRPLTPAVSPAMMTPAIRSMLEQQQRAARTSGQ, from the exons GGGGCCTCAGCAGGATCGGCTCGGACCCCCTGAAGGCCGTCAACGACGCCGTGGAGGAGTCCACCAACGCGATCGGCGCCGCCTGGAAGTTTGTGGCCGGCCTGGTCGCCCCGGACGACGAAGAAG GGACGCTCTACGCCGTGAGGAAAAAAG GAGAGTTTCTACCTTCCAGAAGAAAAG TTATTGAGATGCAAGCGAACGCAAAACCACCAGTGATCGAAGttgtggagaaggaggaggaagatgtgggagacgaggaaggagaagagggaggggaggctgctggtgaagaggaggaggaggacaatgaggtggaggaggaggaggagaaggaggaagaggcagatgaggaggatgaactatatgaggacgaggaggattATGAGGAGGAGTATGAAGAGGAGTATGATGAGGAGTATAAAGAATATTATGAGGACgaagctgatgaagaggaggagggggaggaagaaggagtggaggaggaagaagaggaagaagaggaagaggaggaaggagcatATGAACTtgaagaagacgaggaggaggagggaggagaagaagaggagtcaGATGAAGAGGGAGTACAAACGGCTGCCGATGAAGAGGAAGTTGAGGTgaaggcagaagaggaggaggatgaagaggaggatgaagaggaggaggaggatggagaagaagaaggcacaaaagaggaagaaagagttGAAACAGCTGCcgacgaagaggaggatgagttgaaggcagaagaggaggaggaagatgatgaagaggatttGGAGGCAGCAACTGAAGATGAGGGtgaagacgaggaagaagagaagaaaccgGAAGCAGGTTCAGCTCAAATTGATAAAgaagataatgatgatgatgttgctgatgaggaagaggaagaagaagagaacccAGATGCtgctgatgaagatgatgtCGTGGAGTCTGAACCTTCAGCCGCTGATGCtgaggatgacgatgatgaagttTCTCCTgaacccctctcctcctctgaggaGGAAGACTCGGCGGCGTCTCCCGAGTCTGACGTCACAGACAGCCTCGATGAAGACGACGAAGAAGACGAAGATGACGACGCATTCACTGACACCTCGGACGTCAGTGGATCTGCACTCCAGAGAGACGAAGAAGACGACGAAGACGACAAATTAGCGGAGGGGGTCGAGACGTCAGACAGCGACGACTTCATTGCGGAGGACAGCGATGACGAGCTGGAGCTTCATCTTCCTCCCGTTCTCGCAGCCAGtgaggatgatgaagacgacGAAGATCAAAAACCTCCTTTACCtgttgaggatgatgatgaggatgatgatgacgacattGACGATGAACACCTGGACGGAGACGTCAGAGTTGCCgaagacgctgctgctgctgatgatgatgatctggACCAATCAGAGGAGGACATCTCCGTCGCCTCCTCTGACAACTTtgcagatgatgaagatgatgaggaagaCGTTGACCTCGGAGACCTCGACCTTGGCGGTGACGACAAACCCGATGATGTCACTGAAGAAGACCACCTTGACGACGGtgatgacgaagaggaggagaaaaaggaggaggaactcGCTGCCTTTGAGAGCACCGACAGCGGAGTCTTGggcgatgaagatgatgataaaGAGGACGTCGCTCCTCCAACAGATGAAGAGAGCGTCTTCAGTGAAGACACCTCCTACGACACAACCAACGatggtgaggatgatgatgatgatgatgatgatactgATACCGGCTCATTTGAGCTCAACttacatgaagaagaaaaagaagcactCGCTGCCGCTGGAAaggacgacgatgatgatgatgatgaagacgacgacgacgatgatgttGATGAAGTCGTGCTTTCAG CAGCTTCCACTGGAGCAGCGTCCAGTGGCCAGCAGGAGGCGCTAGAGACCAAGGCGGACCAggacgatgaagaggaagaggaaaaggaccCCAAACAGGCTGACGAAGAGCAGACCGAGGAGGCTGAAGCAGAAACAACCG CCGGCGTCCCCCAGCAGGACGAAGGCCAGGGGGACAAAGGGGACGGAGACGAGGAGCCGGCGGCCGGACCGAAGAGGACCGTGGACGAGCCCGAGGACGAGCAGGAGGAAGACTACGACGAGGGCGGCGAGGAGAAGGCCTCGGTGGACGCGATGAGGCCGGTGGAGGCAGCCGCAG TGTGTCCCTGTATGAACTCCGCCAAGGAGCCCGCCGCCGAGACGGAGGACAGAAAAG ATGCTCCGAGGAGAGTTTCTGCTGTGAGAAGGAAAAAAG aGGCTGTGAAGACCGCGGAGAAGCACACACGTAAAG GTCTCCCCAGGGTCGCGGTCCTGGAGCCCCCGAGGACCAGGAGACTCCCGCCTCCTTTCAGAG tcAAGAGAGCCGAAAAGACTCCGACCAAGACTCCCAAAAAAA agacagagaccaaaaaacaagacgaggtgcCAGAACCCGAACAAGAAG TTGGCCCCTGCAGACCTGCTCCGGTCTACTGCCCGTCCCCCCCCGGCTGGTACG TCCACCACGTGGTCACCGACAacccgtaccccccccccaccatgccAG CCCCCTCCGCTCCGGTTGTGACCGCCCACCCGGCAGGAGCCCCGCCCCTTTAcccgcagcagccgccgccgccgctctaCGCGCACTACCAGCCGTACCAGCCGTACCAGCCGTACCCCCCCGTGCAGCCCGCGCCGTGGCCTCAGGCGGAGCCGgggccccccacccctccgggGGAAGCCGCCGGGCGGGAGTCCCCCGTGGAGCCGGGGGCCCCCCCTCCGGTCCAAG ATGCGACTGCTGCAATTGACAAACCTAAAGCTGCTGCAAAGAAAG AGCCAGCgttaagaaaagagaagaaaagtccGACGGTGGTGAAGAAAG agtCAGCCGTGAGAGAGAAAACCAAACCTGCTGCTAAGAAAG AGGCGGCTCTGAAAGACAAAACTAAACCTGCTGCTAAGAAAG AGCCTGAAGCCGCGCGACAGCTGAGGAGATCTGCCTCCGAGGAGAAAG aAGCGTCGGCTGTCAGGAGCAAAGTCAAGGCTTCTGTGGCAAAGAGAG ACCCAGAACCGCGTCCACAGCCGACGGAGCTGAGGTCCAGACCCGAGGCGGCGAGGAGGGCGAACGCGACGTTTCAGGCTGCGTCCGAACCAG ACAAAACGAGACCCAGACTACTGGACAAGAAGA GCAGAGCTGAGAAGGCTGAGAGGAAACCGCTCGGAGAGGCCGAAG ATGGAGACAAAGAAGCATCACGAGCCA GAGCGACGCCGAGTGACGACAACGCGGCGCCAAAGAAGAAGCCAA gccagCGCTACTTCCAGTGCGTCTACGTCCCCGGGAAAAACGCACAGTACCCcctgcgacctttgaccccggccGTGTCCCCCGCCATGATGACCCCCGccatcaggtccatgttggagcagcagcagagggcggcgAGGACGTCGGGACAATAG